The Lutibacter profundi region TTTAATGTAAATCGTAATGATGAAAAAATTCATTTTAAATCCTACGGGCTAGGTTGGGGATTGCAAGATTATGAAGGCTATAAAATTGTATCACACGGTGGTGGTTACGATGGTATGATTTCTAAATCGTTTTTTATTCCTGAGAAAAAAATAGGAGTTGTAATTTTAACAAATTCATTAAACTGGGCTACAAGTGCTTTAACCAATAAAATATTAGACGTTCTTTTAACGGGTAAAACCAACAAAAAAGATTGGTCTGCATTATACTTATCTTATAAAACTAGGAGAGATAGCATTACCAAAAATAAGCAACTTAAAGATAGTGCATTGAGAGGGAAATTAAATTCAAAACATTTAGCTTTTGAAAATTATACAGGGACTTACAAAGATAAAATGTACGGAACGGTAACCATTAGCTTAAAAAATAAGCAATTGTATTTTACCATGGATAAAACATCTATTTTTTATGGTAATTTAAACCATTGGAATGGTAATATTTTTACCTTTAATTTTAATAAAAATTTATCATCCCTACCAGAAGGAAAACTGTGGTTTGATATTGATAAAAATGGAAAAGTAGCCATACTGCATATTGATGTTCCTAATCCTGATTTTGATTTTACAGAATTTGAATTTATAAAACAGTAAAAACAATATTGAATTTACTACTTTTGCACTTCAAAATATTTGAGCACAAAAAATATGCAACACATTTTAGAAACAGCTGTTAAAAAAGGATTTGAAGAAATTTATGGGGTAGCTATAGAGTCCGTTGAATTTCAAGCTACTAAAAAAGATTTTGAAGGAGATATAACCATTGTTATTTTTGCATTTTTACGTTTTATTAAAGGAAATCCTGTTGAAATAGGCACTAAATTAGGCGAATACTTAAAAGAAAATGTAAAAGAAATATCAGGTTTTAATGTGGTAAAAGGTTTTTTAAACCTCGTAATTACAGATGCATACTTTCTTTCAAATTTTAATACAATTTATAAAACTTCCAATTTTGGTTTTGTTTTACCAAAAGCAACTGAAAAATCCGTTATGGTTGAGTATTCTTCACCAAATACTAACAAACCATTACATTTAGGGCATATTCGAAATAATTTATTAGGCTATTCGGTTGCTGAAATAATAAAAGCATCAGGAAAAAAAGTATATAAAACACAAATTATAAACGATCGAGGAATTCATATTTGCAAAAGTATGCTGGCTTGGCAACGTTTTGGAAATGGTGAAACTCCTGAAAGTACTGGACTAAAAGGAGACAAATTAGTTGGAAACTATTATGTTGCTTTTGACAAAGCATATAAAGAAGAAATCAATCAGTTAATTTCTGAAGGTAAAACAGAAGCAGAAGCTAAAAAACAAGCTCCAATTTTAATTGAAGCTCAACAAATGCTTCGCAAATGGGAAGCAGGTGATACCGAAGTTGTTTCACTTTGGAAAAAAATGAATCAATGGGTATATGATGGCTTTGCAATTACGTATAAAGAATTGGGTGTAAACTTCGATAAAAATTATTACGAAAGTAACACCTACTTATTAGGAAAAAATGTAGTTGCTGATGGATTAGAAAAAGGTGTTTTTTATAAAAAAGAAGATGGTTCAGTTTGGATAGATTTAACAGAAGAAGGCTTAGATGAAAAAATTGTACTAAGAGCTGACGGAACTGCAGTTTATATGACGCAAGATATTGGTACTGCTATAGAACGTTTTAAAGATTACGATTTAGATGAATTGGTTTATACCGTTGGTAACGAACAAGATTACCATTTTAAAGTGCTTTTTTTAATACTTAATAAATTAGGTTTTGACTGGGCAAAAAACTGCTATCACTTATCTTATGGTATGGTTGATTTACCAAGTGGTAAAATGAAATCTCGTGAAGGTACCGTAGTTGATGCCGATGATTTAATGCTAGAAATGACCAATACTGCTAAAAATATTTCTCAAGAGTTAGGAAAATTAGAAGGTTATTCAGAAGAAGAAAAATCTAAACTTTACAAAACCATTGGTTTAGGTGCTTTAAAGTATTATATTTTAAAAGTTGACCCTAAAAAACGTATTTTATTTAACCCTGAAGAATCTGTTGATTTTGCAGGTAATACAGGGCCTTTTATTCAATATACCTATGCCCGAATTCAATCTATTTTAAGAAAAGCTACTTTTAATTACAATGCTACGTTAAATGAAGTAGAAGTTTCTTTACACCCAAAAGAACGTTCATTAATTAAACAATTATTATTATTTCCCGAAATAATTCAACTAGCTGCTAAAAACCATAGTCCGGCTTTAATTGCTAATTACACTTATGATTTAGTGAAGGAATACAACTCTTTTTACCAAAGTGTTCCTATTTTAGGTTGCGAAAATAAAAATGAGAAAATACTTAGAACACAACTTTCGTCCAAAGTTGCAACAGTTATAAAATCTGCTTTCAAATTACTAGGAATCAATGTTCCTGAAAGAATGTAAACGTTTTCGTTTAAAAATTAAAAAGAAGGACGTTAAAAATAAATAATTATTAAATTTGTTACTTGAATAAGCTTATTAAAACCAAAAAAATCATGAAATACGACATTATAATTATTGGTAGTGGTCCTGGAGGATATGTTACTGCAATTAGAGCTTCACAACTTGGATTTAAAGTTGCTGTAGTTGAAAAAGAAAATTTAGGTGGAATTTGTTTAAATTGGGGATGTATTCCTACTAAAGCGCTATTAAAAAGTGCTCAAGTATATGATTATTTAAAGCATGTAGATGCTTATGGATTAAAAGCTGAAGCTATTGATAAAGATTTTAATGCCGTTATAAAAAGAAGTAGAAATGTGGCCGACGGAATGAGTAAAGGCGTTCAATTTTTAATGAAAAAGAATAAAATTGATGTTATCAACGGTTTTGGAAAAATTAAAACTGGCAAAAAAGTTGATGTAACCAATACTGATGGAAATGTTACTGAATATAGTGCAGACCATATAATAATTGCAACAGGAGCGCGTTCTCGTGAGTTGCCAAATTTACCACAAGATGGTAAAAAAGTTATAGGCTATAGAGAAGCTTTAACTTTACCTAAACAACCTAAAAAGATGATTGTTGTTGGTTCAGGCGCTATTGGCGTTGAATTTGCACATTTTTACAATGCTATGGGTACTGAGGTTACTATTGTTGAATTTTTGCCAAATTTGGTACCACTAGAAGATATTGATGTTTCAAAACAATTTGAGCGTTCCTTTAAAAAATCAAAAATTAAAGTAATGACCAATGCTTCTGTTGAATCTATAGATATTTCAGGAAATGGTGTAAAAGCTGTTGTTAAAACTAAAAAAGGTGAGGTAATTTTGGAAGCCGATATCGTACTTTCTGCTGTTGGAATTAAATCAAACTTAGAAAATATTGGATTAGAAGATGTTGGTATTATAACTGATAGAGATAAAATTTTGGTGAATGATTTCTACCAAACAAACATTCCAGGTTATTATGCTATTGGTGATGTGGTTCCGGGTCCAGCTTTAGCACATGTTGCTTCTGCTGAAGGTATTACGTGTGTTGAAAAAATTGCCGGTTTACCTACAGAAACTATTGATTATGGAAATATTCCAGGATGTACCTATGCAACTCCTGAAATTGCAAGTGTTGGTTTAACTGAAGCACAAGCAAAAGAGCAAGGTTACGAACTTAAAGTAGGAAAATTCCCTTTTTCAGCTTCAGGAAAAGCAAAAGCTGCAGGAACTCCAGATGGGTTTGTAAAAGTAATTTTTGATGCAAAATACGGAGAATGGCTTGGATGCCATATGATTGGTGCTGGTGTAACAGATATGATTGCAGAAGCTGTTTTAGGTAGAAAATTAGAAACTACTGGGCACGAAGTGTTAAAGACAATTCATCCTCACCCTACTATGAGTGAAGCAGTTATGGAAGCTGTTGCAGATGCTTATGATGAAGTAATTCACTTATAAAATAAGATACATAAATATTTAAAAGTCCAAACTTAATTGTTTGGGCTTTTTTATTTTAATGGTTTTACAAAATTTGTTATTCTGAACTTAATTCAGAATCTCACCAGTCAAATTAGTGCTTATTATAAGAACCTCTATTTCCACTACACTCAATAACCACTTACTGAGCCCAATCGAAGTACAGTGTGAAATCAATTGTATTTTTAAACAACATCTTTTTTAATTATCAAAGTCCTAATTCTTTAGTTCCTAAACTTATAATTTTATACTATATTTGAAACTTATTAAGTAGCATTATCTATATGAGAAAATTACACCTAATTTTAGTTTTAATAATTGCAATTACATTTTCTTGCAAAGAAGATAAACCTAAAACTCAACCTTCAAAAAATAAAATAACTGCTACAGTAAAACATTATATTTGTATGAATAAGTGTGCAAATAGTGGTGGATCAACTGCTGGTATTTGTGCAACTTGTAATACCCCATATACACATAATCCTGCTTTTCATAATGATGAGTTTTTAAAAAATGGGCCATTAAATGTTCCTAAAGTTGGTTTAGGAGCAAATCCTAAAAGTAACACACCTGCACCTGCTCAAAATGCTTTAGGTGTTTATCACTACACCTGTCCTAACGGCTGCTCTGGCGGATCAGGTTCTGCAAGTAAATGCACTTCTTGCGGAGCAGATTTAGCTCATAATCAAACTTATCATAATTAAATATTTAAAAACACAATGGCTTTTTCATTTTCAAATATCTTAAAATCTAAGAAAAAGGTAGTACCTACTGAAATTCAAAAAATTAAATTTGATGGTGCTACAAAATATGCTGAAAATAAAACGGATGATATGTACTTAGATTTTGAAGAATTAGGAGGCTTTCCTTTTATCAAAACAGTTATTATTGGGTTATTTTCAACAAAAATCAAAAGAGTTGGGTGTACACTTACATTTATTTTTGAAAATGATACATTAACACTAAATTCAGATAATACTGATGTTGAATCAAATCAAATAAAAAATACACCCTTCTATTTTACAGAGATTGATTTTGAACTGAATGATGATGAAGCTGATAAAATTAGGACTCAAAAAGTAATTGAAATTCAATATAATTTTAAAAATAAAATTATTTCATTTAATCTTCTCTAAGCCATTCCCAGGCACTGTCCATATCTTCAATATCAAAATACTTTTCTTTAAACTTGGTGAAGAAATCATCAATAGCAATTAGTACCTCCCAATTTTTTTTAACACTTTTTTTAAAGTGAAAGATGTTATTTAGATTCGATTCTGTTTTTTATAGAAATAGTTTTATTAAAAAAAATGATTAATATTCTTTCTTTTATTTAATTTAGTTCAATTATATATTTACCTTATGAATATAATTACTTGGAATGTAAACGGTATTAGAGCTATTGTTAAAAAAGATTTTTTTGATACCATAAAAAAATTAAACCCAGATATACTTTGCTTACAAGAAACCAAAGCTCAAAATAGTGAAGTTGAAAAAGCTCTTACTCCTTTGGCAAGTACTTATCACATTTATTATAATGCAGCTGAAAAAAAAGGGTATTCAGGAACTGCAATACTTTGCAAAAAAAACCTCTCAAAATAGTAAATAATATGGGGATTGATGAACATGATACTGAAGGAAGAATACAATGTATTGAGTATACAAATTATTATGTAGTTAATGTTTACGTTCCAAATTCTGGACAGCAATTAAAACGATTAACATATAGAAAAAAATGGGATGCTGATTTTTTAACTTACTTGAAAAACTTAAAAAAAGTAAAACCCGTTATTGTTTGTGGTGACTTTAATGTTGCTCACCGCTCAATTGATTTAAAAAACGACAAGTCTAACTATAATAAAACTGCTGGTTATACCCAAGTTGAAATTGACGGATTTGAAACCCTAATTAATAATGGATTTATTGACTCTTTTAGATATCTACATCCTAATGAAATTTCCTATACCTACTGGAGTTATCGCTTTAATGCTAGAGCTAGAAATACTGGATGGCGTATTGATTATGTTTTAGTTACTGAAAATATTATCGATAAAATTAACTCTGTACAAATACTTTCAGCACTTATGGGGTCTGATCACTGCCCTGTTCTTGTTAAAATTAATTTATAGCCTGCAAAATTAATAATATAATCTTATAATCAATTGTTACCTTCTTTAAATTTATTCAGTAAAGCCTCCGTATTTTTTATTTTAATATGATTTCTATCTATTTTAATAATATTTTCATCTTTTAATTTTTGAAGATGCCTGTTTAAAACATTCCGAGCGCTTCATAATTTACTAAATAAACTCAATATTCAATAATACTAAATTCAAGTTGTAAAGGTTGCATTATATCAATTAGCATTGGTATAAATTGATCGCCTAATTTTAAGTACATCTCTGAAAAATTACGTGTTCTCTCTTCTAAACTTTGATTTGGAAATAAATTATCTTGTAATATTTTAATTCTTTCAACAATATCTGAAAGTTTACGCTTTTGAGCTCTTAAAAGTCGTTTTTCTAAATAACTAAGTCCATTTAGCTGCTTTTTTTCTTGTGCGTTTACAGCTCCTAAAAAAGAAATATCGGTTTGTTTTGCTAATTCTTTTAGCTCATTAAATTGTTGTTGTAAAAATTCTTTCTGATGAGTAAAATCTATATTAATGTCTGAAATTTCTTTTATTTTTTTGGAAATAAGTTCTTCTTGTTTTAAAAATAATTCTGGTAAAGTTATATGCAACTTACCTATCTTAGTTAATTGTTTATCAGTTATTAACAGAACAGAGTTTCTTAACAATAAAATTGGAAAAACAACATTTACAGTATCAAAATATTTTTTTAGCTGAAACCAATAAGCCAATTCTCCACCACCACCTATATAACAAAGGTTTGGCAAAATAGTTTCTTGGTACAATGGTCGCATAATTACATTTGGGCTAAATCTATCTGGATATTTTGAGACTTCATTTAAAATTTCACTTTTAGAGAAAACAATATTCGTATTATTTATTAAGTAATTATTGTTTTTAAAAACAATGCGCTCTCGTAAGTTTTTATTGAGGTAAAATAAGTTAATTTCTCTTGGATTAACCTGTATATTATAGTTTTCTTCTAACTTGGTATTGGTAGCTGTAACTTCTTTAAATGACGTTTTATGTAACAATTCATCTTTAATTGTTGGAATAAATTGTTTTTTCAACTCAATATCATCACCATCAATAATTACCAAACCATACATGCCAAAAAGTTCATTTACTAAAAACCTAGTTGCCTTTGATAAATTACGATGTTTTAAGTAAGTATTCTTAAATAATTCTTTTAAATAAGTAGCGTTTTCAGAATCTCCTAACAACTTAGAAAACTCTTCATAAACAGTATCAAATCCTGTTGTTTCCAACCTCCCAACAGCGCCATTACTTTCTATATTCCAAGAAATTTTCTTTCCTTTAAAATTAAAATAATTAATTTCCTCAAAATCGTGATCCTCTGTAGCCATCCAATATACAGGTACAAAATTGTATGATGGGAATTCTTTTTTTAAAACTTTTGTTAAATTAATTGTAGTTATAATTTTATACAAGAAATATAAAGGACCTGTAAAAATATTTAATTGATGCCCTGTTGTTATGGTAAATGTATTTGAATTTTTTAAAATATTTATATTTTGAGCTGTTAAATCACTTATCTCAATACCTTTATTTTGTTTTAAAAGTGAGTTTACTAAAACCTTTCTTTTTTCATTTTCAAAAGAGTCTTGTTTTAATTTAATTTGACTGCTAAACCCTTTTAAATCTGGATATTCTTGGTAAAAGCTTTTTAAGCTTGACTTTTTTTCTATATAATCACAAATCAAATTTGAAAAATAATCCGTTTTTCGAAAAGGAATATAATGTACTTTCATTAATCTTTATTTTTTCTTTGAAACAATGTGTACACATATTCACGTAAACCTCCTGATGGTTGTGTATAAGTGTAATTAAAAGATTTTAATAACTCAAAGTCTTCTCCTAATCGTTCATGAAGCATTTTTTCATTGTAGTTAAAAACATCTAAACCACTACATTTTTTGGCACCTTCTAAATTAAATTCAGCCAAAATTACGTACCCATTTGGTTTTATTATTTTTTTTAATAAATTAAAATATGAATTTTGTTGTTGTTGAGTTGTAAAAAAATGTAGCACTGCCCTATCATGCCATAAATCAATATTTTTTAATTTTAATAACTCTGAGGGATTTGTTAAATCATCAACAATATATTGAACATGAGAAGTTTTATGATTTACTAAATTATTTTTTAATTCAACCAATGCTGAAGATGAAATATCATTAACCACAAGATTCGAATACCCTTCTTTTAATAACTGTGCAATCAATATACTAGCTCCCGCTCCTGCATTAAAAATTTGTGCGTTTTTTGGTAAATTACACAATGTTATTAACTCTAATGACGGTGTTGATTCTTTCTCGTACCATCCTAATTTATCTACAGGTGTTTTTTGATAAGCATTATTCCAATGATTTTCAAAATTATAATTCGACTCTAAACTGTTCTCCATTTATAAAATTAACTTTTGCTAAAAGTAAACAATTTATGCTTTCTGTTTAAATTGCACAAAACATCTAACATATATTTAACTATAATTTATAAATATTATTTCTTTACATTTGAAACCTAATTTATTTTAATATGAAGAAAAGTATTTTTACAATTATTACCGTATGTATTTTGGGAGTCACTTCTGTTTATTCACAAAATATAAAATCACCTTCTGAATTTTTAGGCTATGAACTTGGTTCTCATTTCACAAGACATTCAAAGGTTGTAGCTTATTTTAAGTATGTTAGTAACACTTCAAAAAATGTTAAACTAAAAAAATACGGTGAAAC contains the following coding sequences:
- the argS gene encoding arginine--tRNA ligase; translation: MQHILETAVKKGFEEIYGVAIESVEFQATKKDFEGDITIVIFAFLRFIKGNPVEIGTKLGEYLKENVKEISGFNVVKGFLNLVITDAYFLSNFNTIYKTSNFGFVLPKATEKSVMVEYSSPNTNKPLHLGHIRNNLLGYSVAEIIKASGKKVYKTQIINDRGIHICKSMLAWQRFGNGETPESTGLKGDKLVGNYYVAFDKAYKEEINQLISEGKTEAEAKKQAPILIEAQQMLRKWEAGDTEVVSLWKKMNQWVYDGFAITYKELGVNFDKNYYESNTYLLGKNVVADGLEKGVFYKKEDGSVWIDLTEEGLDEKIVLRADGTAVYMTQDIGTAIERFKDYDLDELVYTVGNEQDYHFKVLFLILNKLGFDWAKNCYHLSYGMVDLPSGKMKSREGTVVDADDLMLEMTNTAKNISQELGKLEGYSEEEKSKLYKTIGLGALKYYILKVDPKKRILFNPEESVDFAGNTGPFIQYTYARIQSILRKATFNYNATLNEVEVSLHPKERSLIKQLLLFPEIIQLAAKNHSPALIANYTYDLVKEYNSFYQSVPILGCENKNEKILRTQLSSKVATVIKSAFKLLGINVPERM
- the lpdA gene encoding dihydrolipoyl dehydrogenase translates to MKYDIIIIGSGPGGYVTAIRASQLGFKVAVVEKENLGGICLNWGCIPTKALLKSAQVYDYLKHVDAYGLKAEAIDKDFNAVIKRSRNVADGMSKGVQFLMKKNKIDVINGFGKIKTGKKVDVTNTDGNVTEYSADHIIIATGARSRELPNLPQDGKKVIGYREALTLPKQPKKMIVVGSGAIGVEFAHFYNAMGTEVTIVEFLPNLVPLEDIDVSKQFERSFKKSKIKVMTNASVESIDISGNGVKAVVKTKKGEVILEADIVLSAVGIKSNLENIGLEDVGIITDRDKILVNDFYQTNIPGYYAIGDVVPGPALAHVASAEGITCVEKIAGLPTETIDYGNIPGCTYATPEIASVGLTEAQAKEQGYELKVGKFPFSASGKAKAAGTPDGFVKVIFDAKYGEWLGCHMIGAGVTDMIAEAVLGRKLETTGHEVLKTIHPHPTMSEAVMEAVADAYDEVIHL
- a CDS encoding endonuclease/exonuclease/phosphatase family protein yields the protein MNIITWNVNGIRAIVKKDFFDTIKKLNPDILCLQETKAQNSEVEKALTPLASTYHIYYNAAEKKGYSGTAILCKKNLSK
- a CDS encoding exodeoxyribonuclease III, which produces MGIDEHDTEGRIQCIEYTNYYVVNVYVPNSGQQLKRLTYRKKWDADFLTYLKNLKKVKPVIVCGDFNVAHRSIDLKNDKSNYNKTAGYTQVEIDGFETLINNGFIDSFRYLHPNEISYTYWSYRFNARARNTGWRIDYVLVTENIIDKINSVQILSALMGSDHCPVLVKINL
- the bshC gene encoding bacillithiol biosynthesis cysteine-adding enzyme BshC, giving the protein MKVHYIPFRKTDYFSNLICDYIEKKSSLKSFYQEYPDLKGFSSQIKLKQDSFENEKRKVLVNSLLKQNKGIEISDLTAQNINILKNSNTFTITTGHQLNIFTGPLYFLYKIITTINLTKVLKKEFPSYNFVPVYWMATEDHDFEEINYFNFKGKKISWNIESNGAVGRLETTGFDTVYEEFSKLLGDSENATYLKELFKNTYLKHRNLSKATRFLVNELFGMYGLVIIDGDDIELKKQFIPTIKDELLHKTSFKEVTATNTKLEENYNIQVNPREINLFYLNKNLRERIVFKNNNYLINNTNIVFSKSEILNEVSKYPDRFSPNVIMRPLYQETILPNLCYIGGGGELAYWFQLKKYFDTVNVVFPILLLRNSVLLITDKQLTKIGKLHITLPELFLKQEELISKKIKEISDINIDFTHQKEFLQQQFNELKELAKQTDISFLGAVNAQEKKQLNGLSYLEKRLLRAQKRKLSDIVERIKILQDNLFPNQSLEERTRNFSEMYLKLGDQFIPMLIDIMQPLQLEFSIIEY
- a CDS encoding methyltransferase domain-containing protein — its product is MENSLESNYNFENHWNNAYQKTPVDKLGWYEKESTPSLELITLCNLPKNAQIFNAGAGASILIAQLLKEGYSNLVVNDISSSALVELKNNLVNHKTSHVQYIVDDLTNPSELLKLKNIDLWHDRAVLHFFTTQQQQNSYFNLLKKIIKPNGYVILAEFNLEGAKKCSGLDVFNYNEKMLHERLGEDFELLKSFNYTYTQPSGGLREYVYTLFQRKNKD